Proteins encoded together in one Rhipicephalus sanguineus isolate Rsan-2018 chromosome 9, BIME_Rsan_1.4, whole genome shotgun sequence window:
- the LOC119405730 gene encoding uncharacterized protein LOC119405730, whose amino-acid sequence MPKSTRFGAHRSSDSTELPNLMSSFGNFRSPSFTNGTLSKFLPGTAKPCTSSPPSEDCWLCKEVNRWNSALASLSLELTEEEPGRLCLRTSRDADRYPDFFAPFIPCDTVFLLACLARQHACIKRLSVYGGVFGCQQVPTSELLKLRPGSAVECIEISGCAARSWTALLNTVGDVCSLRILRIEDFVVNADSTSRLVELIQANKGCLRELSFSAHDAPSEIPVELISALYRCEALTELSLYGQPTLEATTALEQLMQSNESIQKLSLQDDTQDQRILNALCNGLSANLSPTELHYECASLNFGQLLQLLKRYSRLESLVLSSNGNRPMRLEKHHGMSLNTLLVHSAGLRSLEVRHCAWTSLAAEEVAAGLARNSCLERFDVSRCDLDFGIVLTLCSALETNDTLKMLVFSPDDDFLHEPVGLSEKLVSAKCFARTTTTWPKAYTPALTEALKVPMLCPEELHLSAFGSYNGSFQLCKALGNSTIKCLFVKFSKCRISQVRTLRGALAASQVQTLHEALAANSSIRKLVLQEDSTSIGCCFTVAEALKKNRTVTEISLSIHELNYYGVESLESVALASDALEKLTLNCIYVVQRCVYVMRDLCPSLTSAGTLKGFSIFNERCCTEHLVAKLKHCVDQNRRKWNCALHFVLNPCVSKRWAVAFESLQEKPCFLQRVTRALGKSSQDASRMIRLAKHFIARNYLLVTGVVSQGVACHPHLETQVDSLNSDCWLTIGEYLRVLDVVDDSSESWC is encoded by the exons ATGCCGAAATCTACCCGGTTTGGCGCGCACCGGTCGTCCGATTCAACGGAACTACCCAACCTAATGTCGTCCTTCGGGAACTTTCGTTCTCCCTCGTTCACCAATGGTACGTTATCGAAGTTTCTGCCGGGCACAGCCAAGCCGTGCACTTCGTCACCGCCGTCCGAGGATTGCTGGCTCTGCAAAGAAGTGAACCGATGGAACTCCGCTCTGGCCTCTCTCTCACTTGAACTGACAGAGGAAGAGCCCGGACGCTTGTGCCTGCGCACTTCACGCGACGCCGACCGCTACCCAGACTTCTTCGCACCCTTCATACCCTGTGACACGGTCTTTCTTCTGGCGTGCCTTGCCCGCCAGCACGCGTGTATCAAGCGGCTCAGCGTTTACGGCGGCGTGTTTGGATGTCAACAAGTTCCAACGTCTGAACTGCTAAAGCTGCGACCGGGTAGCGCCGTCGAGTGCATAGAGATTTCCGGATGCGCGGCTCGTTCTTGGACTGCATTGTTGAACACTGTCGGTGACGTATGCTCTTTAAGGATCCTGCGCATCGAGGACTTTGTCGTCAACGCCGACTCTACGTCGCGGCTCGTGGAACTCATCCAGGCGAATAAAGGATGTCTGCGGGAACTCTCCTTCTCCGCGCACGATGCGCCATCCGAGATCCCGGTGGAGTTGATTAGCGCCCTATACCGGTGCGAAGCCCTGACAGAGCTGTCGCTATACGGACAGCCGACGCTAGAGGCTACCACTGCACTGGAACAACTCATGCAGTCGAACGAATCTATCCAGAAGCTATCTCTTCAAGACGATACCCAAGACCAACGCATCCTAAATGCGCTATGCAATGGCCTGAGTGCAAACCTCTCTCCCACGGAGCTGCACTACGAATGCGCAAGCCTGAACTTCGGACAGCTGCTGCAACTGCTTAAGCGCTATAGCAGGCTCGAGTCTCTGGTTCTAAGCAGCAACGGGAACAGACCAATGCGGTTGGAAAAGCACCATGGCATGTCATTGAACACGCTCCTGGTGCACAGTGCTGGACTTCGCAGCTTGGAGGTTCGTCACTGCGCCTGGACAAGTCTTGCCGCCGAAGAAGTCGCTGCCGGATTGGCACGTAACAGCTGCCTCGAGCGCTTCGATGTATCTCGGTGTGACCTCGACTTTGGCATAGTGCTGACGCTATGCAGCGCGCTTGAAACCAACGATACCTTGAAGATGCTGGTGTTTAGCCCCGACGATGACTTCCTGCATGAGCC AGTTGGTTTGTCTGAAAAGCTGGTGTCTGCCAAATGTTTTGCCCGCACGACGACAACTTGGCCCAAGGCATACACTCCGGCCCTCACTGAAGCCTTAAAGGTGCCCATGCTATGTCCAGAGGAGCTGCACCTCTCTGCCTTCGGGTCTTACAACGGCTCTTTTCAACTATGCAAAGCGCTCGGTAACAGCACCATCAAGTGCCTCTTCGTTAAATTCTCCAAATGCCGGATCAGCCAGGTGCGAACATTGCGCGGAGCACTCGCTGCCAGCCAAGTGCAAACATTGCACGAAGCACTTGCTGCCAACTCCTCCATCAGGAAGCTTGTATTGCAGGAGGACAGCACATCCATTGGCTGCTGTTTTACTGTGGCTGAAGCTCTGAAGAAAAACAGAACAGTGACCGAAATTTCTCTCAGCATCCACGAGCTGAACTACTACGGTGTAGAAAGTCTCGAGTCGGTGGCTCTTGCCAGTGATGCCTTGGAGAAGTTGACGCTAAACTGTATCTATGTGGTGCAGAGATGCGTGTATGTCATGCGCGACCTTTGCCCCTCACTGACCTCTGCTGGCACGCTAAAGGGTTTCTCCATATTCAATGAGAGGTGCTGCACTGAACATTTAGTCGCTAAACTCAAGCACTGCGTGGATCAGAACAGGAGAAAATGGAACTGTGCCCTTCATTTTGTGCTCAACCCCTGCGTCAGCAAGCGCTGGGCAGTGGCGTTCGAGTCACTGCAGGAAAAACCTTGTTTCCTCCAGCGCGTCACGAGAGCCTTGGGAAAGTCGTCGCAAGATGCATCGAGAATGATCAGATTGgcaaagcatttcatagcgaGAAACTACCTTTTAGTAACTGGAGTCGTCTCGCAAGGCGTCGCATGCCATCCTCACCTGGAGACTCAGGTAGACAGCCTGAACAGTGACTGCTGGCTTACCATTGGAGAGTACCTAAGAGTGCTTGATGTGGTCGACGACAGTTCCGAAAGTTGGTGCTAA